AATTGTACCTGAAGGATTACCGGAAACTGGTACAGCAAGCACGGTGGCATCCTGCCCTGCAGCAGCAAATATATCGTTCAAACGATCCACAAGAGGACCTGCCCCAAGCAGCTTGGTTAAATCGCTGCGTTTACCAAGATAGTAGACTTTGCCCACTTCACCTTGGCTGCAAACACCGACAACCAGCGCTTTGCCTGTAACGTCACCCGGAACGAGACCGCTGACGCCATCAACAATGTGTTCAAATACGTCCTTACGCCCCATTACTGACCTCCAAGGCCGATTGCTCTGTTCTGGAAGCGGGTATAGGCTGCGTTAAAATCGGCTTCTGTCACGGCCTTATCTTCTGTCCAACCTTCAGCACGCACCAAACCAGCCAGCTCCCATTTTTCCAACTTTTGTGCTGCAGCAAGCTCGTGCACCGAAATTTGTGGTTTGTTATCTGTTTTTTTATCCTTAACCACGGCTATTCTCCTGCCTGCTTACGCTTGGTGAAACGTCCTTCATCCAAGGATGCGCTACCTCTTTGGTAAGGAGGCTTGTAAAAGTTATGTGGTATGCCTTTGACCAAGTTTTCAAAACTTCCACTAATTCGGAACTGAACCCGCCCCATTCTGCCTGATGCACTTTGCTGGTTACTAAATTCCCTTGTGGATCTGAACTTGTCTTAGGTAGAGCAAGAAGAAATTGCTTACTCATTTCATCCAACGAATCTTTGTCATCAGTAATAATCGAAACGGTAGCGGCCTGTTCAGCACTATAAATTGCGGCCTTAACCCTGCGGTTTTCTGAATCACCGTTCACGGCTATCTTTTTGCCTATGCGAGTGTTTTTCTCCTTTAGCCAGGTAACATCAATACGAGGCAAAGGAAGCGCCAAGTCGGACGGGTCTTCAGGATTAATAAGAACTGTAGAAAGCCCTGCTGCAAAAGCAGCTTTTTCTATTCTCGACTGGTAGAAATTTCTCATTTTGACTGTCCTACTGCGGTCTGCATGTAACTTTTAATAAGCTCTGCGGCCTCTTCTTTATCCTCGTCGCTAATTCCCAAAAATTCCCGCTGTGGCACTGTCACTTTGTCCACTTGTACAAACTGTCCATTGGGTAGCCGAAACTTAAGCTTTCCCTTTTTGCCTTTGATTTCTCCACCGAGCTGGTGAATTGCAGCATAGACTTTATTTGAACCGACGCTAACGCCCTCTGAACTAGCCATGTAGCCAATAGAGTTCTTCAGTTCACTTGTGCTTGTCAGGGTTACCCCGCCCATCTCTTTAGCGCGCATGGATGGTTTCCAACTTGAACCGTCTGGTGCTTTCTGATCTTCAAATCTCTGTTGTGTACGGCTGACCAGCATTTCACCGATATCTATTGCAAGCCGTCTTTGCTGCTGCTCCCCGGTTATTTCTTTGTCAGCCCAGCTCAGCACCTTGCACATGTCCATTTTGAAAGATGCACCAGCCATATTTACCAGCCCTTAAAATCAAAACGACGCTTGCGACTCACAACAGCCATGCCACCAGTGGGTGTATCCACCACGGCCTCACCCGAAAATACTAATTTCATTTTCCACGATCGGATTGCCGCTAGGTCTGCCCGTGCCTGCTTATAAAGGTCTTGCAGCACAAGAAGCTTGTTGTCGTTTCCGCCCTCTTTCTTGACTGCCGTAATACCGCCAACCGCCTCATACGCCGCCATGACAATCGCCATCTGCTTAATAGTTTCGGGCACGTCCTGAAGCGGAAGCACATAATGTTGGCGCAGCGTGTCATCAATGACTCGGCTCACACTCCCCATCTTTCTTTCCACAATTCCCGGCGTAACCTTGTCTGCCGCGTCAAGATAGCCCTTCGGGATA
This sequence is a window from Halodesulfovibrio aestuarii DSM 17919 = ATCC 29578. Protein-coding genes within it:
- a CDS encoding phage protein Gp36 family protein, translated to MPYCELADLYDVIPKGYLDAADKVTPGIVERKMGSVSRVIDDTLRQHYVLPLQDVPETIKQMAIVMAAYEAVGGITAVKKEGGNDNKLLVLQDLYKQARADLAAIRSWKMKLVFSGEAVVDTPTGGMAVVSRKRRFDFKGW
- a CDS encoding phage virion morphogenesis protein translates to MAGASFKMDMCKVLSWADKEITGEQQQRRLAIDIGEMLVSRTQQRFEDQKAPDGSSWKPSMRAKEMGGVTLTSTSELKNSIGYMASSEGVSVGSNKVYAAIHQLGGEIKGKKGKLKFRLPNGQFVQVDKVTVPQREFLGISDEDKEEAAELIKSYMQTAVGQSK